The following proteins come from a genomic window of Lolium rigidum isolate FL_2022 chromosome 5, APGP_CSIRO_Lrig_0.1, whole genome shotgun sequence:
- the LOC124651367 gene encoding probable glycerol-3-phosphate acyltransferase 3: protein MAAAQKIVFSNFLSLLFHGSGGGAPPAALPPHSSEKVCIHRRAPDAARLAEATALVVDVEGGLLLSHSLFPYFMLVAVEAGGFFRGLILLLLYPAIACAGAIGGGDVAVRAMAFVAFCGLSAARFRAGRAVLPRWLLEDVGLEAFDALRRRPFGAAGKRAVVVWASRMPRVMVEPFLKEYLIADAADVVAAREMKVLWGFYTGLMEEGDGEAASKARKKLIEEEGAFVGDDVVGISGGSMEFLGHTLSSSCKEVYVVSAEEKSKWRPLPRREYPRPLVFHDGRLAFLPTPLATIAMFVWLPYGAALAVARLTVAMVLPYRYATLILAATGQSWRLRGSPPPSSRSPSRGQLYVCNHRTLIDPVYVSIGLDRPVRAVSYSLSRLSEILSPIGRTVHLVRNRAHDGAAMARLLDGGAHVVVCPEGTTCREPYLLRFSPLFTELSGDGVVPVALAVETAMFHATTAGGWKSMDPLYYMANPRMCYTLEFLDIVDTAPVGNGVAASTDVANRVQRMMAAALGYECTMLTRKDKYLMLAGNDGLVGAKGPTCQ from the coding sequence ATGGCGGCAGCGCAAAAAATTGTCTTCTCCAACTTCCTCTCGCTTCTCTTccatggcagcggcggcggtgccCCGCCGGCGGCATTGCCTCCACACTCATCTGAAAAAGTGTGCATACACAGGCGTGCACCTGACGCGGCGCGGCTCGCCGAGGCGACCGCGTTGGTCGTCGACGTCGAGGGCGGCTTGCTCCTGTCGCACTCCCTCTTCCCATACTTCATGCTGGTGGCCGTCGAAGCCGGCGGATTCTTCCGAGGCCTCATACTTCTCCTTCTCTACCCTGCGATAGCCTGCGCCGGCGCCATCGGTGGAGGTGACGTGGCCGTGCGGGCTATGGCCTTCGTCGCCTTCTGCGGGCTCAGCGCCGCGCGGTTCCGCGCCGGCCGCGCCGTGCTGCCACGGTGGCTCCTGGAGGACGTCGGGCTCGAGGCGTTCGACGCCTTGCGGCGGAGGCCGTTTGGTGCTGCCGGTAAGAGGGCGGTGGTGGTGTGGGCCAGCAGGATGCCGAGGGTGATGGTGGAGCCATTCTTGAAAGAGTACCTGATAGCTGACGCCGCTGACGTCGTCGCGGCGAGGGAGATGAAGGTGCTGTGGGGATTCTACACCGGCCTCATGGAGGAAGGCGACGGAGAAGCGGCGTCGAAGGCGAGGAAGAAGCTCATCGAAGAGGAGGGCGCCTTCGTCGGCGACGATGTCGTGGGTATCTCCGGAGGATCCATGGAATTCCTTGGACACACTCTGTCTTCCTCGTGCAAGGAGGTGTACGTGGTGAGCGCCGAGGAGAAGAGCAAGTGGCGGCCGTTGCCGCGGCGCGAGTACCCGAGGCCCCTCGTCTTCCACGACGGCCGCCTCGCCTTTCTCCCGACGCCGCTCGCCACCATCGCGATGTTCGTCTGGCTCCCCTACGGCGCCGCGCTCGCCGTGGCTCGCCTCACCGTCGCCATGGTGCTCCCCTACCGCTACGCCACGCTGATCCTCGCCGCCACGGGCCAGTCGTGGCGCCTCCGAGGATCGCCGCCTCCATCATCGCGCTCGCCGTCGCGCGGGCAGCTGTACGTGTGCAACCACCGCACGCTGATCGACCCCGTGTACGTCTCCATCGGGCTGGACCGCCCCGTGCGCGCCGTGTCCTATAGCCTGAGCCGCCTCTCGGAGATCCTCTCCCCCATCGGCCGCACCGTCCACCTCGTCAGGAACCGCGCCCACGACGGCGCCGCCATGGCGCGCCTCCTGGACGGCGGCGCGCATGTCGTCGTCTGCCCGGAGGGCACCACCTGCCGCGAGCCGTACCTGCTCCGCTTCAGCCCGTTGTTCACCGAGCTCAGCGGCGACGGTGTCGTTCCCGTGGCGCTCGCCGTCGAGACGGCCATGTTCCATGCCACCACTGCCGGCGGCTGGAAGTCCATGGACCCGCTCTACTACATGGCCAACCCCAGGATGTGCTACACGCTGGAGTTTCTCGACATAGTCGACACGGCGCCCGTCGGGAACGGCGTGGCGGCGAGCACCGACGTGGCCAACCGCGTgcagcggatgatggcggcggcgctcgggtaTGAGTGCACCATGCTCACGAGGAAGGACAAGTATCTCATGCTCGCCGGCAACGACG